A region from the Aricia agestis chromosome 12, ilAriAges1.1, whole genome shotgun sequence genome encodes:
- the LOC121732761 gene encoding uncharacterized protein LOC121732761, with amino-acid sequence MKIYRIDLYLIVLLGIQSNNAEYIDDVILVVKKAFQDGHVAAVWGQAVDPDVITYFLIKYQSPVFTLNISETDTNPTTFMQTVFFAKEPYEFHLFLTEINLIIVNPIRIILVLEENTTEDVKAFTETAYTNDIGDIVVVSVDKQGKTQLSTYFPYDNGMCDDSEPKILNPDKDLFPRKYKNLHGCPVRVTAVNFIPYVRFNYTNDTVFEIGGFDGRFVRHIIGRMNATIKIVVPQNYSDINATTTESFTALVEDIADVMIPSVLVTMERYQSSQISYIYDTLDLVWCIPKRQEIYQWVKVLLPFYNYYTLIIIVSFVMFFISIKLIRKYTRYRYTRSITFGLYGLFFTQAIKFRTGSWLVNCLLILWVWFSFIVRIAYQGELIEGLSHSILEPATETVKEALKIVDEVVGLDSYIEFYRNTSIEERFKSIALSEVKDYVEEISKGKKSMLVLDDMLVKLYGYEVQVLNEKVANAPDCIFMRPRWPAAKEVHRRIVESAEAGLVSKITSQSRFGWVFKYNSTRIPRKYTPLDMMTLSSCFYGLMVMWITCFLILLLEISKNKYSRK; translated from the coding sequence ATGAAGATATATCGCATTGACTTGTATTTAATTGTTCTATTAGGAATTCAGTCAAACAATGCTGAATATATTGACGATGTTATATTGGTCGTCAAAAAAGCATTTCAAGATGGACATGTAGCTGCTGTTTGGGGCCAAGCAGTAGATCCAGATGTGATCACTTACTTTCTAATTAAATACCAAAGTCCAGTATTTACTTTGAACATAAGCGAAACAGACACTAATCCCACAACTTTCATGCAAACAGTATTTTTCGCCAAAGAGCCGTACgagtttcatttatttttaacagagataaatttaataatagtgAATCCTATACGAATTATCCTTGTTCTGGAAGAAAATACAACAGAAGATGTGAAAGCTTTCACTGAAACAGCATACACAAATGACATTGGAGATATAGTTGTAGTAAGCGTGGATAAACAAGGTAAAACTCAACTATCAACTTACTTTCCTTACGATAATGGCATGTGCGATGATAGTGAACCAAAAATTTTGAATCCTGACAAAGATCTTTTTCCgaggaaatataaaaatctacACGGCTGTCCTGTTAGAGTAACTGCTGTCAATTTCATACCGTATGTACGATTTAACTATACAAACGATACTGTTTTCGAAATCGGAGGATTCGATGGAAGATTTGTAAGGCACATCATTGGTAGAATGAATGCGACGATAAAAATTGTGGTCCCCCAGAACTATAGCGATATAAACGCTACAACTACAGAGTCTTTTACAGCGCTCGTTGAGGACATCGCTGATGTAATGATACCGTCTGTGCTAGTTACGATGGAGCGGTACCAGTCCTCTCAGATATCCTATATCTACGACACGCTAGACCTCGTTTGGTGCATACCGAAGCGGCAGGAAATCTACCAGTGGGTTAAAGTGTtgctgccattttacaattactacactttgattattatcgTGTCATTCGTAATGTTCTTCATATCGATCAAACTTATAAGGAAATACACAAGATACAGATACACGAGGAGCATAACTTTTGGATTGTACGGCCTATTTTTTACGCAGGCCATCAAGTTTCGAACTGGATCATGGCTTGTAAACTGCCTTCTGATTCTGTGGGTTTGGTTCTCCTTCATCGTCCGTATTGCTTATCAAGGTGAGCTAATAGAGGGCCTCTCACATTCGATACTGGAACCGGCTACCGAAACCGTAAAAGAGGCTTTGAAAATTGTAGACGAAGTTGTAGGTCTAGATTCGTACATCGAGTTCTATAGAAACACGTCGATCGAGGAACGATTCAAATCCATAGCACTATCGGAAGTAAAGGACTATGTGGAAGAAATTTCCAAAGGAAAGAAGTCGATGCTCGTTTTGGACGATATGTTGGTTAAATTGTATGGATACGAAGTACAAGTTTTGAACGAGAAGGTTGCGAATGCTCCAGACTGTATTTTTATGAGACCGCGGTGGCCCGCGGCTAAAGAAGTCCATAGGCGTATAGTTGAGTCAGCAGAGGCCGGTTTGGTGTCTAAAATAACCAGTCAGAGTAGATTCGGATGGGTTTTCAAATACAACTCGACGCGAATTCCCCGGAAATATACGCCTTTGGACATGATGACCTTGAGCTCGTGTTTCTATGGTCTGATGGTGATGTGGATAACCTGCTTCCTAATTCTTTTGCTGGAGATTTCAAAGAATAAGTACAGtcgaaagtaa